A single region of the Phycisphaerae bacterium RAS1 genome encodes:
- a CDS encoding Cortical protein marker for cell polarity has protein sequence MLAAGLAWSSVAAADCPFGWPGQQAIPGIETTVEAITTWDPDGGGPLPPVLAVGGSSNNSTTGQNSGSVATWNGTTWTQLGSGMNDQVKALSVYNGMLFAGGLFTIADGNTVNCIAWWNGATWVSVGNGVGGPPQNPDFVPKVHALLPYNGNLLVGGGFTTAGGQAISRSIAVWDGQAWQSMSPGLNAAVIAMTTYNGEIVVGGAFTATVGTGGGTSVKFIARRSGNSWQPMPVGVNNGVNEQVHELTDFGGHLIAGGLFTIAGGATANSVAQWDGSAWSPLGAGMGGSEPTVNALAIYDGTLIAGGRFTTADSQPANYIAQWDGNGWHAFGSGFNKRVEALTLSDGYLIAGGFFTNGSNVNTAYVAQWPGCVRGDMNCDLVVNMDDAPLFIDALLNAPAISTCDSHIANLNGDLQSDGSQRVDGSDIAPFVQAMLNP, from the coding sequence ATGCTGGCAGCAGGGCTGGCGTGGTCGTCGGTCGCGGCGGCGGATTGCCCCTTCGGCTGGCCTGGGCAGCAGGCAATTCCGGGAATCGAAACGACAGTCGAAGCAATTACGACGTGGGACCCGGATGGCGGCGGGCCGTTGCCACCGGTTCTGGCAGTCGGCGGATCGTCGAACAATTCAACGACCGGGCAGAATTCAGGAAGTGTCGCGACGTGGAACGGTACGACGTGGACACAACTCGGTTCGGGCATGAACGACCAGGTGAAGGCGCTGTCGGTGTACAACGGGATGCTGTTTGCGGGCGGCCTGTTCACCATCGCGGACGGGAACACGGTCAACTGTATCGCGTGGTGGAATGGTGCGACGTGGGTCTCTGTTGGAAACGGAGTTGGTGGCCCGCCTCAGAACCCGGATTTTGTTCCGAAAGTTCACGCGCTCCTGCCCTACAACGGCAACCTGCTCGTCGGCGGCGGATTCACAACGGCGGGCGGTCAAGCAATTTCGCGGAGCATCGCCGTGTGGGACGGTCAAGCCTGGCAGTCCATGTCTCCGGGATTGAATGCGGCGGTCATCGCCATGACGACGTACAACGGCGAGATTGTCGTGGGCGGAGCGTTTACAGCGACGGTCGGAACGGGCGGGGGCACGTCCGTGAAATTCATCGCCCGAAGATCAGGCAATTCGTGGCAGCCCATGCCTGTCGGCGTGAACAACGGGGTGAACGAGCAGGTTCATGAGCTCACCGACTTTGGGGGGCATTTGATCGCAGGTGGCTTGTTTACGATTGCCGGCGGAGCGACCGCGAACTCCGTCGCGCAGTGGGATGGAAGCGCCTGGAGTCCGCTCGGCGCCGGCATGGGTGGAAGTGAGCCCACGGTGAACGCGCTGGCCATCTATGATGGAACACTCATCGCGGGCGGGAGATTCACAACGGCAGATAGTCAACCAGCAAATTACATTGCCCAATGGGACGGAAATGGCTGGCATGCATTCGGCAGCGGATTCAATAAGCGCGTCGAGGCGCTTACGCTATCTGATGGCTATCTGATCGCCGGCGGGTTCTTCACCAATGGCAGCAACGTCAATACCGCATATGTCGCTCAATGGCCTGGCTGCGTGCGGGGTGACATGAATTGCGATCTGGTCGTAAACATGGACGATGCGCCGTTGTTCATCGACGCGCTGCTCAATGCGCCTGCTATATCGACGTGCGATTCCCATATCGCCAACCTGAATGGCGACCTGCAATCGGATGGTTCGCAGCGGGTCGATGGATCGGATATCGCTCCGTTCGTACAGGCGATGTTGAATCCCTGA
- the traI_1 gene encoding Multifunctional conjugation protein TraI, with protein MLRINQNTAPEGAKSYYSTADYYSEGQELTGRWRGDGATRLGLSGAVEQKDWDALCDNIDPNTGNALTPRQNTGRRVGYDFNFHVPKSVSVLYGLTKDERILEAFRESVDATMQDIEAEMKTRVRLAGRNEDRTTGNMVWGEFIHTTARPVDGIPDPHLHAHCFVFNTTWDGIEERWKAGQFAGLKHDAPFFEAVFHSRLARRMEELGLAVQRTRHGWELAGVPKAALARFSRRTALIEDKARERGITDAATKGDLGAKTRERKRKDLTFDELGREWKSRLTPEELAALNGIKARLGMDSIAEDDRAAGDAVAKAIEHSFERSSVLAERKLVTTALKRSYGAASAKTIMQKLGRANLVRGERDGEQLVTTGDVVAEERRIIDFARQGRGTCRKLGDGEHAFTREWLNADQRSAVLHVLNSPDRVMLIRGGAGTGKTSMMSEAVEAIERSGKHVFAFAPSADASRGVLRDQGFADAETVARLLVDGELQASAKGQVLWIDEAGLLGTKTMGHVFDLAVQIDARVILSGDRRQHGSVERGAALRLLEEQAGLVPAEIREIQRQSGAYKEAVKALSQGRTEEGLHALDRLGWVREVTETDRYKLMAEDYVASLEEGKTALVVSPTHREGDWITDEIRAKLKQSMRLAGRERQVLMLHNTHYTEAERGDAINLEPGDVLEFHQNAKGYGKGERVVVGEEPAPVEHAGKYTLYKPGLMPIAPGELVRITRNGKTADGLHRLNNGATFTVKGFDGNGNIVLANGWRIAKDFGHLTHGYVVTSHASQGRTVQRVLIGESAQSFPAASREQFYVSVSRGRERATIYTDDKAALKSAVSRSDARLSATELVNGRDLRERAKTMERLEQLHPAVAVSEAQRQEERNDYER; from the coding sequence ATGCTTCGCATCAATCAGAATACCGCGCCGGAAGGCGCGAAGAGCTACTATTCGACCGCCGACTATTACTCGGAAGGTCAGGAGCTTACCGGCCGCTGGCGCGGCGACGGGGCGACGCGACTCGGGCTATCGGGCGCAGTCGAGCAGAAAGACTGGGACGCGCTCTGCGACAACATCGACCCGAATACGGGCAACGCCTTGACGCCGCGGCAGAATACCGGGCGGCGCGTCGGCTACGACTTCAACTTCCATGTGCCGAAAAGCGTGTCGGTGCTGTACGGCCTCACGAAGGATGAGCGGATTCTCGAAGCATTCCGCGAATCGGTCGATGCGACGATGCAGGACATCGAAGCGGAAATGAAAACCCGCGTGCGCCTCGCCGGGAGGAATGAGGACCGCACGACGGGGAACATGGTGTGGGGCGAGTTTATCCATACGACGGCGCGGCCGGTGGACGGTATTCCCGATCCGCACCTGCACGCCCACTGCTTCGTGTTCAACACGACCTGGGACGGCATCGAAGAGCGGTGGAAGGCGGGCCAGTTCGCGGGCCTCAAGCACGACGCGCCGTTCTTCGAGGCGGTGTTTCATTCGCGGCTGGCGCGGCGCATGGAGGAGTTGGGCCTGGCCGTGCAGCGAACGCGGCACGGCTGGGAACTGGCCGGCGTGCCGAAAGCGGCGCTCGCCAGATTCTCGCGGCGAACGGCGCTGATCGAAGACAAGGCGCGGGAGAGGGGCATCACCGATGCCGCGACGAAGGGCGATCTGGGCGCGAAGACGCGGGAGCGCAAGCGCAAGGATCTGACGTTCGATGAACTCGGCCGCGAATGGAAGTCGCGGCTGACTCCGGAGGAACTGGCGGCGCTCAATGGGATCAAGGCGCGGCTGGGAATGGACAGCATCGCGGAGGATGACCGGGCCGCCGGGGACGCCGTCGCCAAGGCAATCGAGCACTCGTTCGAGCGCAGCTCGGTGCTTGCGGAGCGCAAGCTTGTGACGACAGCGCTCAAGCGGAGCTACGGCGCGGCTTCGGCGAAAACGATCATGCAGAAACTCGGACGCGCGAACCTGGTGCGCGGCGAGCGCGACGGGGAGCAGCTCGTCACGACCGGCGACGTGGTCGCCGAAGAGCGGCGCATCATCGACTTTGCGCGTCAGGGCAGGGGCACCTGCCGGAAGCTCGGCGACGGCGAGCACGCCTTCACGCGCGAGTGGCTCAACGCCGATCAGCGCAGCGCCGTGCTGCATGTCCTCAATTCGCCCGACCGCGTGATGCTGATTCGCGGCGGCGCGGGCACCGGCAAAACCTCGATGATGTCGGAAGCCGTTGAAGCGATTGAAAGAAGCGGGAAGCACGTCTTTGCCTTCGCCCCCTCGGCCGACGCCAGCCGCGGCGTGCTGCGCGATCAGGGCTTCGCCGACGCGGAAACGGTGGCGCGGCTGCTTGTCGATGGCGAGTTGCAGGCGAGCGCGAAGGGGCAGGTGCTCTGGATCGACGAAGCCGGCCTGCTCGGCACGAAGACGATGGGTCATGTGTTTGATCTGGCGGTGCAAATCGACGCCCGCGTCATTCTCTCCGGCGACCGAAGGCAGCATGGAAGTGTTGAACGAGGGGCGGCGCTGCGGCTACTCGAAGAACAGGCCGGCCTGGTGCCGGCGGAAATCCGGGAAATTCAACGGCAGAGCGGCGCGTACAAGGAAGCGGTCAAGGCGCTATCGCAGGGCCGGACGGAAGAGGGGCTTCATGCGCTCGACCGGCTGGGCTGGGTGCGCGAGGTCACTGAGACGGACCGCTACAAGCTGATGGCGGAGGACTACGTCGCCAGCCTGGAGGAAGGGAAAACGGCGCTGGTGGTCAGTCCCACACACCGCGAGGGCGATTGGATCACCGATGAAATCCGCGCCAAGCTCAAGCAATCGATGCGGCTTGCCGGACGCGAGCGGCAGGTGCTGATGCTCCACAACACCCATTACACGGAAGCCGAGCGCGGCGACGCGATCAATCTCGAACCAGGCGACGTACTGGAGTTCCACCAGAACGCCAAGGGCTACGGCAAGGGCGAGCGCGTCGTCGTGGGTGAGGAACCGGCGCCGGTCGAACACGCGGGCAAGTACACGCTCTACAAGCCCGGCCTGATGCCGATCGCGCCGGGCGAGCTGGTGCGCATCACACGCAACGGCAAGACAGCCGACGGCCTGCACCGACTCAACAATGGCGCGACCTTCACCGTGAAGGGCTTCGACGGCAATGGGAACATCGTCCTCGCGAACGGCTGGAGGATTGCCAAAGACTTCGGGCACCTGACGCACGGGTACGTCGTGACGAGCCACGCCAGCCAGGGCCGCACGGTCCAGCGCGTCCTGATCGGAGAATCGGCGCAGAGCTTCCCGGCGGCGTCGCGCGAACAGTTCTACGTCTCCGTCTCGCGCGGCCGCGAGCGGGCGACGATCTACACCGACGACAAGGCGGCGCTCAAGTCGGCGGTCAGCCGCTCCGACGCGCGTCTCTCGGCGACGGAACTGGTGAACGGCCGCGACCTGCGCGAGCGGGCGAAGACGATGGAGCGACTGGAGCAACTGCATCCCGCCGTTGCCGTAAGTGAAGCGCAGCGGCAGGAGGAAAGGAACGACTATGAACGGTAG
- a CDS encoding Ankyrin repeat protein, translated as MIDKLNTNDRDRYGWTELHRKASAGATEEVRALLAGSADVNARDEDGRTPLHWAAFRGHADVVNALLEAGAAAEVIDKNGSSAEGLARARGFHGVGETLRSTLEAQTRTR; from the coding sequence ATGATTGACAAGCTGAACACGAACGACAGGGATAGGTATGGATGGACAGAACTGCATCGCAAGGCGAGCGCGGGCGCAACTGAAGAGGTGCGGGCGCTGCTCGCAGGCTCAGCGGACGTCAATGCACGGGACGAAGATGGGCGAACGCCATTGCACTGGGCAGCGTTCCGCGGTCATGCCGACGTAGTCAACGCGCTGTTGGAGGCCGGTGCGGCAGCCGAGGTGATTGACAAGAACGGTTCATCGGCGGAGGGCCTCGCACGGGCGCGGGGATTTCACGGAGTCGGCGAGACGCTTCGCAGTACGCTGGAAGCGCAAACGAGAACGCGGTGA
- a CDS encoding transcriptional repressor DicA, which yields MLGEEIRKERLKAKLTQEELAARAKVSRNYVSLLELNEKSPTVQMLLRLCRVLGVRPSTLIARIEGNRQQ from the coding sequence GTGCTAGGCGAAGAAATACGCAAGGAACGGCTGAAGGCGAAACTGACGCAGGAAGAGCTTGCCGCAAGGGCGAAGGTCTCCCGCAACTATGTGAGCCTGCTGGAGCTTAACGAAAAGTCACCCACCGTGCAGATGCTCCTCCGGCTCTGCCGCGTGCTCGGCGTCCGGCCGTCTACGCTGATCGCCCGCATCGAAGGCAACCGACAGCAGTAG
- a CDS encoding MinD/ParA/CobQ/CobA-like protein: MIIVVANSKGGVGKSTLAVHLAAWLHEQGHKVTLADCDTQQSSSEWIREAIPEIKAVRLDNSDIILNELPILAQDADYVVADGPGSQTETSRALLLRGDLAIVPCKASMLEVRALAKATEVLRQAQDIRGGIPKAIIVLSMVGKHYRLTQDMKDAAAALSLPMASTAMTLRQIYADAPGQGSTVWNLGSRAREAAHEADALFREILPDAVAPAEKRQAVKA; the protein is encoded by the coding sequence ATGATTATCGTCGTGGCGAACTCCAAGGGCGGCGTCGGCAAATCGACGCTGGCCGTCCACCTGGCCGCGTGGCTCCATGAGCAGGGCCACAAGGTGACGCTCGCCGACTGCGACACGCAGCAGTCATCCTCCGAATGGATACGCGAGGCGATCCCGGAGATCAAAGCCGTCCGCCTCGACAACTCCGACATCATCTTGAATGAACTGCCGATTCTGGCCCAGGACGCCGACTACGTCGTCGCCGACGGACCGGGCAGCCAGACCGAGACGAGCCGCGCGCTGCTCTTGCGCGGCGATCTTGCCATTGTTCCCTGCAAAGCCAGCATGTTAGAGGTCCGCGCGCTTGCGAAAGCGACCGAGGTGCTTCGGCAGGCGCAGGACATCCGCGGCGGAATTCCGAAGGCCATTATCGTCCTGAGCATGGTCGGAAAACACTACCGGCTGACGCAGGACATGAAGGACGCCGCGGCGGCGCTGTCGCTGCCGATGGCATCGACGGCCATGACCCTGCGGCAGATTTACGCCGACGCGCCGGGGCAGGGGTCCACCGTCTGGAATCTCGGCTCCCGCGCCCGCGAAGCGGCACACGAAGCCGACGCGCTCTTCCGCGAGATTCTGCCGGATGCCGTCGCGCCGGCCGAAAAACGCCAGGCAGTGAAGGCATAG
- a CDS encoding Ankyrin repeat protein, whose amino-acid sequence MSKIDSVGDDRQVDLYRAAKHGDERWARRLIENGSPASEANEHGVTPLHAAARYGNIGVLRLLLDAGAEANAVDRDGYTPLHWAARNGSHDGIRALLACGADPGLRDRAGLSPEDVARARGDQRSAELLRTALQRHAGAGRMHD is encoded by the coding sequence ATGAGCAAGATAGATAGCGTTGGTGATGACCGCCAAGTGGACCTTTACCGCGCGGCCAAGCACGGCGACGAGCGATGGGCGCGAAGGCTTATTGAGAACGGCTCGCCGGCGAGCGAGGCCAATGAACACGGCGTCACGCCGCTCCATGCGGCAGCGCGATACGGCAACATCGGCGTATTGCGATTGCTGCTTGATGCCGGTGCCGAGGCGAACGCAGTGGACCGCGATGGCTATACACCGCTGCATTGGGCTGCGCGCAATGGGTCGCATGACGGCATCCGGGCCCTTCTTGCCTGCGGGGCCGACCCAGGTCTTCGTGATCGTGCGGGGCTGAGCCCGGAAGACGTGGCCAGGGCGCGCGGCGATCAGCGCTCAGCCGAGCTTCTTCGCACGGCCCTGCAAAGACATGCAGGGGCAGGGAGGATGCATGATTGA
- a CDS encoding Ankyrin repeats (3 copies) — MGGSNSEGDEQTMTVLRQAVMKNDVAAVRQFIAAGGDVNAWDDQGWTALHAWALRDGHPEMLRVLLSAGADTNARNREGFTPLHVAVIGDNIKAITLLLKEGADVNASDPATKTTPLHIAALAAKPPLIRTLLAAGADLSARDSTLLRPLDHATLNCAGKELLREASRRGWKGLGWH; from the coding sequence ATGGGAGGCAGCAACAGTGAAGGTGATGAGCAGACGATGACGGTGTTGCGTCAGGCCGTCATGAAGAATGACGTTGCGGCGGTCCGGCAGTTCATCGCCGCTGGCGGGGATGTCAACGCCTGGGACGATCAGGGCTGGACAGCCCTACACGCTTGGGCGTTGAGGGATGGTCATCCGGAAATGCTTCGCGTGTTGCTGAGTGCGGGCGCGGACACGAACGCGCGCAATCGTGAGGGCTTTACGCCCCTACATGTTGCGGTGATCGGAGACAACATCAAGGCGATCACATTGCTTCTCAAGGAGGGAGCGGATGTCAATGCAAGCGACCCAGCCACAAAAACGACGCCGTTGCACATTGCCGCGCTAGCCGCGAAGCCGCCGCTCATCCGGACGCTACTTGCGGCCGGAGCTGACCTGAGTGCCCGTGACTCGACACTGCTGAGGCCATTGGACCATGCGACGCTGAACTGTGCCGGAAAAGAACTGCTTCGCGAAGCGTCCCGGCGCGGGTGGAAGGGACTGGGCTGGCATTAA